GTATTGAATTTCTGGTTTCACAGTTTAGGGTTTAAATAGGCTCTTTAGCAATGATCACGAGGACAAATGTAATAATTGCTTTTTATTTTTGTGTAGCAAGTTTTAGGTTTGGGTGTTGCATTTTTAAAATTGGAGTGCACCATAGCCAATTGGCATGTAGATTGGTCTCAAGgaatatttgtttttttaatatTAATCCTTTACCGTGAATTGCAAGTTTGGAGGGTTAAATAATATCTCACCTTGTTTCTAAATTGTCTCTTTAAAAATTATGGGTGTGGAGGGCTGTTGCATTTTAAAAACTATAGTATAGCAGATATTATTTAACTAGATGTACacatattagttctataggtctaaaatatatatactctatcctcacatccaaaaacattgagcatcggtggcactacagactagacattcatgatcaaactgtatgctaGCATTGTAATAAAGTAGCAATAACATAAATTATGGCAAGTAAATTATCATATCAAACAATAAATTATAGTAAGCCAATCGAAGTCTCTTCAAGATGAATGGATGGTGCTGGCATTTGGCTCTACAGCGTCCCCAATCAGCAGTTGCTCAGCTTTGCCAAATGGGCCTTCCCAGTACGATGGTGAGCAAGCATCTTTTCGCTGTTGCACTGCAGATTGCAAACCTCGCAAAAACTCAACGACATCCGTTTCTCCACCTTTGTGTGATTCTTCCCCTTTCGATGTTCAGCTAGTGTATTCTTGCTGTTGCAGTGCAAATCGCAAAGCTTGCAAAAGTATGTCGCCCTATGTATCTCCGTCTCCTCAGAGCTTGCACCCTTAGCTGTCTTGGAACCACTTGAGGTTGCAATTTGGCCTCCCTTCCGTAGAGCTTCTACCTTCTGTTGGTGTCCCCTGCTGCTGCAGTGACTCTCAAACTGAGATACAGAGTTACATTTGGCATGACAGATACCGCAACCCCATTCTGTCAGATATTGCTTGCCTTCTACCTGAAGAACCAGAAAATTCAGCTGGTGTCCCTTGCCTCTTAGGTGGTTCGCCAAGTCTGACTGACGACTGCACTTGGCTTGGCAGAGGCTGCAATTCCATGTTGAAGCAGGGTTGTTGTCTTCATCCTGTGTCACAATGTTTGGTTGTGAATTCAGCGACCCGCAATTCACTGCCATGTTCTTGCATTCTTCCAGCAGGGATTGGATCTTTGCTTTGTGTCTTTTGCCTCTCAGGTGGTCCTCCAGGTTTGATTTGCAGGTGCAATTGGATTGGCAGAATCTGCAGACCCAAGTTAGACGTGGATTTTCATCATATTGCCGCATATTTTCGGACTTCGCAGCAGCTGCCTTTGCTTTCTGACTGTTGGCATTGTTTCTTGATACAAAGGCTGCTACTTTAGACCGGTGCTTCTGCCCTGCAAAATGTTGTTGTAAGTGGCCCTCGGTGGGTGCTCCCACCCGGCAGATGTCACAGCTCCATTTCACTGAAGAAGGCGTCGTCTTCTTGGCCAACGTAGTCTGTTAATTTTACAATCGGTTTGGTTAGATATTCAGAGCATTGCTTGTACGGACTGAACTGAATCAATGGCGAAATCAGGACAAGCATTATTTGCTAACTAAATCATTTCTCTAAGCAGTTTGATAAGGCAATAGGTTTGAGCACAGAAAAGAAAGAACAGGTTTCATGAGAGCTACTACAAGTCTTGCCGTAGCAGTGACAGTCTCAGAGTTCAGCCTACTTACGAAGCAGATTGAGCAGATCACAGTTCCCTAGAGTAAAACACAGGCAAAGGAAATCTTCATATACATAAATCTATAAGCAGAACAGATAGTATTAATACCGGATAAGGAAAGCAACATGGCAGGATGCTTACTCCATTGGATTCTTGTTGCCTGAGTGCTGCGCTGCATTTTCCTGGCCTACTACTACGTAccgactaccgagttctttctctAAGCAGTGTGATTACGGCATTAGATGTGAAAGTGTGGAAAAGACGAAAAGTAGACAGTAAACCTGCTAGGGAAATCTTCATATACTTCTGAATACTAGAAAGGAGTAAGCAAATACTCCACATGGCACAAACGCATAAGCAGAACACAAAGTCCTAACACGAGATCAGATGGAAAGGAAAACATCATGTTAAGCTGCTCACCTCATTGGGTTCTTGTAGTTTGCTCTCATCAAGAGCTGCATTTTGCTGACCTGCAGCGTTTCCGGCACCACAAGAAGTTTTCAGGCATTCACGGACGAGATCTCCCGTGGCAGGCTTCTTGGACTCGAGTTCTACACCCCCGCGCactccatctttcttcttcttcttattcagATCGTTGTCCACATCCGCGGCGACAATACCATGGTCTGCACGACCAACCGCCTCTCTGCTGTGCGGCGTCTCctcgaggaaggagaagaagggcgcCACCTGGCTAGCACGCTCGGCGTCGGCGGCGCGCAGGGCCATGGCGCGCTCTATCTTGGCGAGCTCGGCCAGGATGATCTCCTGGCGAAGTCGGTCCTTCTGGAGCTGCGACAGCAGCGCGTCCCTGATCACCAGCATCGTCGACGAGTCTTCTGCACGACCGTGATGCGTCGGAGGCTCGGGGAAGCGGCGGTCTCGGCCGCCTTCGTCGCCGCACGCGgcggtcgctgggcctcggccggCAAACAACTCCATCGATCTGTCCATGCTGTCCTGAGGAGAGCAATGGGGAGCGCCGAGGGGAAAGTAAGCTTAGGGAAAGCAAATAGTTAGTGGACGGTGGTTGGCGATTTTTCTTTTTTGACGGCAGGTTGGCGAGTTTTCTTTTCGTTTATTATAATCCTTTTCAGAATAACGAATCAGTACCAGTTTTAAATCTATTCCATATTCCTGGATTTTTTTAACTAATAAGATATTCCAGGCTTGGCAATCTATTCCATATTCCATATTACTTGTTGATTTATCCACTCAACATTGAAGCATTTGAGGATTGGGCATTTGGCATCAACAAGCTTGATGCATCTATGTATGGGTCAATTGTCGTTGAGGTGGAGAATTGTAAGAGTAGCAGCTCCAATTGGCTTCAACTGAAGGGGCATAATTGTAATACTTTCTAAACTCAATGACTCTTTAGCAAAGGATCCAAACCAGCCTAAGGCCTCCTTTGGATTGAAGGATTGGAAAAGGATTTTGGGAGGATTGAGTTTTCAAAGGATTTTTTCCTCTGCGGCTCTTTGGTTCACAGGAAAGTAAGAAACAATTTCTTAGAATTGCATTCCGATGGCCCAGTTTTACAGGAAAATAAGCATGAGCTCAGAGCTCTCGGAAACTTTCCTAGCGCAAAAATTGAACGCTCGCGCGCCTCACTCGCTCGTTTTCCCACTTGTTGCTATCACTTTGCGCTTGTATTTTTAGTTAAGGATAAGGAAGCCCAGACGACGGCTCGGGTTAGGGAGATTGAGAGAGAGGGAGCGTGATCCACCAATAAATGAGAGATTTGTGGGGGATTTAGAGTCTCCTCTCATTTGTTGGCTCCCACCTCTTGTATTTGCTTAATCTCATAATGGATTTTCCTCACCGTCGCCTGTGGTTTTTCCCGGCAAGGGGTTTTCACTCAAACTTGGTTTCCCCACTTGATTTTGTATTTCCCTTGCCATATGTGTTGATTAAATCCATGTTGTTTGCTATTGTTTCATATATTAAGTGGTTGCTTGTATGAATGTGTTGGCATGGAAGGGATATGCGCGTGGCTTTGATGACGATGGTGGGGATTGTTGTGTAGGCGAACTAATTGATGCAAGTATATTGTTGGACGGTTTGGACAGCTTGTGGTTTGACAGATTTATTTTTGGGGTTGTTTTACTTCATGCACACAAGGTGTTCGATGATATGCTTGTAAAAAATTAGTTTGTTAATTTTGATTATTCAGCTACCCCTCTGTTATCACAGTTTTCACCACCGGTTTAAAACCGGAGGTGATGAGGATGAGCATCGCCGTCCACTTTTATTGTCAAAACGTGAAACCGACGTGATAAAGCCTTTGGACCTGATGCTTCTGAAGATTGTGTAGTAGTGACTAGTGACAAGGCATATACTACTGTTTTTTTACTAGGAATGTGATCACCATTGGCTCCTAATTACTTATAATCGCAAAAAGGTTTTGACGGTGAAATGAGCAAGGTTAAGGACACAATGTCTTGCAGATTCACAGCAAATACACAATCACGACACGAGCAAGTCTTACCTAAGACTTGAGGGGGGGAGGGGGTTGGCGCGGTAGACAAAAACTGAAGGTGAAAGAACGTGAGCTTACCTCATTGAACTCTGTACTCTTCTGCTTGACGTTTGCTTCGTTCTCCTGACCTGCTGCCTTGTACTGAAGACGTCGTTTCTTAGGCTTTGCTACCTTCAGAGCACCAATGGCCTTGGTTCTTGCTTCCACGGCAGCTGCGTTGGACTTGGCCCTGTGCTTCTTCCCTGCACGTGCACGATGCAGCTGTAGCTCACGCTCGCTAGCTGCGTCCACCTGGTAGACCGCGCAGCTCCATCTCCGGGGTGAGGGTGACTTGGCCCTCTCGCATGACCTGGGTTTCTTGACTGTTATGGTGATTTCTGGCAGTTGCCATCCTAGCGGAGGCTGCGGCGTCTTGGGTCCTGCTGGCTGTCGTAGCCTGTTTGTGTGGGATGCAGCTAGATTAGTAGACCATCGGTAACAGAATTGATGAAGGAACAAGTAACGGTAGGAATGACACAAGTGCAGATTCTTCGATTGAATCAGTTGCTGCTGAAGTTTTGGGAGTGATTGAACTGAGGTCACCAAGAACGATCCTGCTTCCTTGATGGAAATTGGGTACAGCGCTGGCACAGATTCTTCGATTTTGATAGTCGACGCAAGGAAACTCAAGAGTCGCTGCTGCCTAGGATTATGGACAAAATGAAACAAAAAATACGATTGCATACCGTGTCTGTGTGGCGTAGAGCCGCAGGATCTCGGGCTCTCGGCGAGCGAACTCCATTGCAAGTGCACGCTCCGGATTTATGGGTGGCACCGCGGCCGTCACTGAGGCCGTCACTGCCTTGTCCTTTATACCCATCTCCTTACGCCGAAGTTCAAGCTGCTCAGGAGTTTCGGTCTGCTCCACAACCAGAACTCGATAACCCTGTAATGCAATTAATGTTATTAATAAAATGAAATTAATGTGTAAAATTAAAAGAGGAAAATACCATAAAATAAGTTTACCTTCTCATCTAATTTCGCCAAATTCGCTGATAAATTCTTCTCTGGGAATCCACAGTGAGGCTGTTCACCCTAAGATAACATGATTGAATACAGACAGTGAGTTTTAGATATTCAGAGCATTGCTTGTACGGACTGCACTGAATCAATGGCGAAATCAGGACAAGCATTATTTGCTAACTAAATCATTTCTCTAAGCAGTTTGATAAGGCCATAGGTTTGATCACAGAAAAGAAAGAACAGGTTTCATGAGAGCTACTACAAGTCTGACCGTAGCAGTGACAGTCTCAGAGTTCAGCCTACTTACGAAGCAGATTGAGCAGATTACAATTCACTAGAGTAAAACACAGGCGAAGGAAATCTTCATATACATAAATCTATAAGCAGAACAGATAGTATTAATACCGGATGAGGAAAGCAACATGGCAGGATGCTTACTCCATTGGATTCTTGTTGCCTGAGTGCTGCGCTGCATTTTCCTGACCTACTACTACGTAccgactaccgagttctttctctAAGCAGTGTGATTACGGCATTAGATGTGGAAGTGTGGAAAAGACGAAAAGTAGACAGTAAACCTGCTAGGGAAATCTTCATATACTTCTGAATCCTAGAAAGGAGTAAACAAATACTCCACATGGCACAAACGCATAAGCAGAACACAAAGTCCTAACACGAGATCAGATGGAAAGGAAAACATCATGTTAAGCTGCTCACCTCATTGGGTTCTTGTAGTTTGCTCTCATCAATAGCTGCATTTTGCTGACCTGCAGCGTTTCCGGCACCACAAGAAGTTTTCAGGCATTCACGGACGAGATCTCCCGTGGCAGGCTTCTGGGACTCGAGTTCTACACCCCCGCGCactccatctttcttcttcttcttcttgttcagaTCGTTGTCCACTTCCGCGGCGACAATACCATGGTCTGCACGACCAACCGCCTCTCTGCTGTGCGGCGTCTCctcgaggaaggagaagaagggcgcCACCTGGCTAGCACGCTCGGCGTCGGCGGCGCGCAGGACCATGGCGCGCGAGCTCGGCCAGGATGATCTCCTGGCGAAGTCGGTCCTTCTGGAGCTGCGACAGCAGCGCGTCCCTGATCACCAGCATCGTCGACGAGTCTTCTGCACGAGCGTGATGCGTCGGCGGCTCGGGGAAGCGGCGGTCTCGGCCGCCTTCGTCGCCGCACGCGGCGGTCCCTGGGCCTCGGCCGGCAAACAACTCCATCGATCTGTCCATGCTGTCCTGAGGAGAGCAATGGGGCACAGCAGGAGGAGACGTAATATGGTTTTGCCGCCTCGGTGAACCAGAAGAAGCTAAGGAGAGGAGGCACGACGCGAGGCCGGGCACTTAAAAAGGCCGGGGGGGATTACGCGTATGGCGTATTCGCCGTCGAAACCGGCTTCAGGCGTCATTGTGACCGTCGCTCGGCTGCAGTGAATGAGCGGCTCTTTACCTTCGCATCCGCCCGTTCAGCGCTGCCTCGTGCGTTGCGCTTGCGCGCGCG
Above is a genomic segment from Miscanthus floridulus cultivar M001 chromosome 3, ASM1932011v1, whole genome shotgun sequence containing:
- the LOC136546256 gene encoding uncharacterized protein, with amino-acid sequence MDRSMELFAGRGPATAACGDEGGRDRRFPEPPTHHGRAEDSSTMLVIRDALLSQLQKDRLRQEIILAELAKIERAMALRAADAERASQVAPFFSFLEETPHSREAVGRADHGIVAADVDNDLNKKKKKDGVRGGVELESKKPATGDLVRECLKTSCGAGNAAGQQNAALDESKLQEPNETTLAKKTTPSSVKWSCDICRVGAPTEGHLQQHFAGQKHRSKVAAFVSRNNANSQKAKAAAAKSENMRQYDENPRLTWVCRFCQSNCTCKSNLEDHLRGKRHKAKIQSLLEECKNMAVNCGSLNSQPNIVTQDEDNNPASTWNCSLCQAKCSRQSDLANHLRGKGHQLNFLVLQVEGKQYLTEWGCGICHAKCNSVSQFESHCSSRGHQQKVEALRKGGQIATSSGSKTAKGASSEETEIHRATYFCKLCDLHCNSKNTLAEHRKGKNHTKVEKRMSLSFCEVCNLQCNSEKMLAHHRTGKAHLAKLSNC